Part of the Micromonospora rhizosphaerae genome is shown below.
GCCGAGGGTGCCGTCGATCCAGCTGCCGTTCCGGATGCCCTCGCCGATGAGCTGGATGTCCTCGGCGATCCAGACGCCGGCCCACGGGTTGACCGGGCCGTCGGCGGGGGCGGCGACCAGCGGGCTGGCGGTCACAGTCGCTGCCGGATCCGGTTCAGCGTGTCCTCCGCCCGGCCGTCTGTGGCCTGGTAGCGGCCGGCGACGGCGCGGAGTCGGTCGGCGGTGTCGTTCACCGAGCGGGCGGCGGTGTCGACGCCCTCGACCAGGATCCGTTGCACGTGGTCGAGCAGCACCGGCATCAGTACGCAGAGCTGCCCGTACGCGTCGGCGCCGAGACGCACCGACTGGCCGGCCTGCCGGGCGACGGTCAGGGCGTCGGCGACCCCGGCGAGGTGGCCGGCGTGCCCGACCAGGTCCTCCGGGCTGACCCGGATGCCCTCAGCGGCCGGCACCGTCGTCACCCGCGTCGCGGGCACCGAGCCGGCGCCCGTACGAGTCGATGACCGCGCTGACCGCCGGGTCGTCCGGGCCGAGCGTCTCCCGCGTCGCCTCGGTCACCTGGCGGAGCAGTTCCGCGTACGCCGCCCGGGTGGTCGCCAGCACCTGTTCCGCGGTGCGCGCCGCGGACTGTGTCCGGATGCGTTCGTCGAGCCGCAGGTCTATCAGCGTCCCGGCGGAGTCCACGGTGGCCTCGACTGTCCGGTCCGGACTGACGGCGCTGGCCGTGAGGCCCGACAGTCGCTCGGAGAGCGCCCTGCTGCGCTCCGCCCGCGCCTGGATCGAGGACTCCCACTCGTCGATCCGGCGCTGGGCCGCGTCCAGACCGGCCTCGTCCGCCCACACGTCGTCAACCTCCCCAGTCGACGGTCAGACTCCGGCGTCACCGTCGGCGCCGGACACCGGCGCAGCGATCGACACGCTACCAATCGGAGTTGTTCTGTGTCTCCCCGTGATGGGGGCGCGCGGTAAGGCGGTCGGATCGGCGACTCGGGCGGGCTGGCCGGTCGGGTGGATGATCTCCCGCGACGCGGCGCTGGATTCTCGGCGACGGCCGGGAATGAAGGCCGCAAAAAGGGGTAGGCGCGGCGCCGGGAGGCGGGCGCCTCCGGGATCGAGGGGGACAATGGGAGCCGCCGCCGTCGTCGGCCTGGTCATCGTCATCGCGATCGCGGTGTTCGTGCTGTCGCTGAGCGTCCGGCTGGTGCAGCAGTACCAGCGCGGCGTCGTGTTCCGCTTCGGCCGGGTGCTGGACCGCATCCGCCAGCCCGGTTTGCACTTCATCATCCCGGTCGCCGACCGGATGGTGCGGGTCAGCATGCAGACCACGGTGATCGGCGTGCCGGCGCAGGGCGTGATCACTCGCGACAACGTCACCGTGACCGTCGACGCGGTCGTCTACTACCGCGTGGTCGACCCGGTGAAGGTCCTGGTCAACGTGCGCGACTATCAGTCCGCGGTGCTTCAGGTCGCGCAGACCGCGCTGCGGTCGGTGATCGGCAAGGCCGACCTCGACACCCTGCTGAGCAACCGGGACAAGATCAACGCCGAGCTGAAGGCGGTGATCGACGCGCCGACCGAGAAGCCGTGGGGACTGCTCATCGAGCGGGTCGAGGTAAAGGACGTAGCGCTGCCCGAGGCGATGAAGCGCTCGATGTCCCGCCAGGCCGAGGCGGAGCGGGAACGGCGGGCCCGGGTCATCATCGCCGACGCCGAGTACCAGGCGTCCCGCCGGCTCGCCGACGCGTCCCGGACCATGTCGGGGACGCCGGGGGCGTACCAGCTGCGGCTGCTCCAGACGGTGGTGGACGTGGCCGCCGAGAAGAACAGCACCCTGGTGATGCCCTTCCCGGTCGAGATGCTGAGCTTCTTCGCCGAGTTCGCCCGCCGCGAGGGGGCGGCGCCGGGCGGGCGGGGCCCGCAGGCGCAGACGACGCCGGTCGGGCCGGTGCTCGGCCCGGTCACCGAGAGCGTCGCGGCCGCGGCCGCCGAGGGCGGCGACGGGCGCCGGCCACAGCCACCGCCCGGCTGACGGGTCATTGCATATACCGGCTAGCTGTATATGCTGACCTCCATGACAGACAGTCCCCTCCGGGAACCGACGTTCCTGGTCCTCACCGCGCTGGCGGAGTCACCCCAGCACGGCTACGCCGTCATCGAGGACGTCCTGCGCATCTCCGACGGGCGGGTCCGCCTGCGCGCCGGCACGCTCTACGCCGTCCTCGACCGACTGCGTGCCGACGGCCTGATCGAGGTCGAGCGGGAGGAGGTGGTGCAGTCGCGGCTGCGCCGCTACTACCGCCTGACCGCCCTGGGTGCGCGTCGGCTCGCCGACGAGGCCGCCCGCCTGCGTCGCAACGCCGACGCCGCCGGGGCCCGGCTGCGCCGCGCCGGCCTGCTCCCCGAGGGAGGAGCGGCGTGAGCGCCGAGGAACTGGAGCGCCGCTACCGTCGGCTGCTCGCCGTCTATCCCTGGGAACACCGCCGGACGTACGAGGAGGAGATGCTCGCCGTCCTCCTCGCCGACACCCGGCCGGGCCAGCGCCGGCCCGGCCTCGGGGACGCACTGAACCTGATCGGCGCCGGCCTCCGGGCCCGGCTGCGGGTGAGCGCCCGGGGGTTCACCGAGCCGGCGTGGGCCGACGCAGCGGCGGTGACCGGGGTGCTGGTCGCCCTGGTCCTGCTGACCATCGCCGGGAAGGGACTCATCGACCAGCTCGTGCCCGACCCCAGCGTTCCGCCACCGCTGCGGCCGGCCGGCCCCGACCTCGTCGACTGGCTACGCGTCGCCGGTTGGGCGGGCGTCTGCTTCGCCGCCCTGGTCGGGCTGCGCTCGGTGGCCGCCGGACTCGCCTGGGCGGCCGCCGCCGCGTGGATGGTCCTGGTAGGGCCGGGCGTGGCCGATCAGCCGACGTACGTGGTATACACCCTGCCGCAGCTGGCGCTCGCCGTCGTCGCGGCCGCGGCGCTGAGCGTGCCCGCCCCGCCCCGCCGCGCTATCGCGGTGCTGGGCGCACGCCGACTCGCGACGCTGGTCCTGGCGTCCCTGGCCGTCGTGACGATCCTGGAGGTCAACCGGCTGACCGCGCCGTCCTACGACGCGACCGGGTACACCTCCTACGTCTTCTACGACCTGGAGGCCCGAAGGTCACTGGTCGTCCGGCTCTACGTCGCCGGGCTGGCGGCCGCCGCGGTGGCGGTCGTGGTCACACTGTGCACCCTCACCCCGCAGGTGCGCCGGCGCATCCCGGTCATGCTGGCACCGGTTGCCGCGCTCGCCGCGGTGATCGACACCGCGCTGGCCGGTTGGCAGGAGTCCAGCATGTACCTGGGCCGCGTCATCCCGCTGGTACCTGCGCAGTGGGCCATGCTGGTCCTCGTGCCCGCCGTAACGTTCCTTGCCGGCGTGCTGCTGGTCCGCCGCCGCGAGGAGACGCTGCGGATGGTCGCCCTCGGCCGGGACGCCGACCGGGAGCGACCCGCGAGCTGACCGCCGCAGGTGGTCCCGGGTCAGGCCGGGACCACCTGCGCCGGCTCGCCCGCCGGCCCCCCGCGGCTGCGCCCGCTATCGTCGCGCTGCTCACGCGCAGCACCCAAACCGAGCGGGGTGTCGTCGCGGGGGAGCGCGGTCGGGCCGATAGCTGCGGCCGCGGAGCTCAGCCGAGCAGACCGCTGGTGGGCAGGGGCAGGCCCGGCAGCGGTAACAGCGGCGACGGGCTGGGCGGCGGCGGAAGCGGCAGGCTGGGCAACGGAAGCAGCGGACCGCTCCCCCCGGTCGACGAGCCGCTCGGCTTCGGCTGGGACGGCTGCGGCGCGGGCGCCGTGGTACCCCCGCCCTTGCGGGTGCTGGGACTCGGCTCGGGGCCGGGGGCGGGCAGTGCGGGGGGAACGGCCGTCGGTGCGGACCTCGCCCGGGCGGCCGCGAGTTCGCGCGACAGGGTGTCGAGCTCGGCGCGCAGGCGGTCGGCGCTGGCCGGGTCGGTGATCCCGCGCAGGTCCCGCCGGGCCTGGTCGAGGAGCTGCTCCGCCTCGTCGAGGCGGCCGGCCGTCAGGGCGGCGCGAGCGCGCGCGATCGTCTGCTCGACGCCTCTCACCTCGGCCTGCTCCGGGTACAGCAGCTTGGTGAGCGACCACAGGGGACTGCTCGGCCCGGCGTTCC
Proteins encoded:
- a CDS encoding type VII secretion target; translated protein: MPAAEGIRVSPEDLVGHAGHLAGVADALTVARQAGQSVRLGADAYGQLCVLMPVLLDHVQRILVEGVDTAARSVNDTADRLRAVAGRYQATDGRAEDTLNRIRQRL
- a CDS encoding YbaB/EbfC family nucleoid-associated protein, with translation MWADEAGLDAAQRRIDEWESSIQARAERSRALSERLSGLTASAVSPDRTVEATVDSAGTLIDLRLDERIRTQSAARTAEQVLATTRAAYAELLRQVTEATRETLGPDDPAVSAVIDSYGRRLGARDAGDDGAGR
- a CDS encoding slipin family protein, producing MGAAAVVGLVIVIAIAVFVLSLSVRLVQQYQRGVVFRFGRVLDRIRQPGLHFIIPVADRMVRVSMQTTVIGVPAQGVITRDNVTVTVDAVVYYRVVDPVKVLVNVRDYQSAVLQVAQTALRSVIGKADLDTLLSNRDKINAELKAVIDAPTEKPWGLLIERVEVKDVALPEAMKRSMSRQAEAERERRARVIIADAEYQASRRLADASRTMSGTPGAYQLRLLQTVVDVAAEKNSTLVMPFPVEMLSFFAEFARREGAAPGGRGPQAQTTPVGPVLGPVTESVAAAAAEGGDGRRPQPPPG
- a CDS encoding PadR family transcriptional regulator, producing the protein MTDSPLREPTFLVLTALAESPQHGYAVIEDVLRISDGRVRLRAGTLYAVLDRLRADGLIEVEREEVVQSRLRRYYRLTALGARRLADEAARLRRNADAAGARLRRAGLLPEGGAA